One part of the Acetoanaerobium sticklandii genome encodes these proteins:
- a CDS encoding efflux RND transporter periplasmic adaptor subunit: MGLEKLKNRFKKTSEQDSVKEEKKKFFKGKKKIIIPVLIIVILGASIFAWSKSKGEQNPMVTTMPLTKGTIEHSLSITGKIEGTDSAEISSSLNYEIVQINVKEGDYVEKGQVLAVLDDKDLKQEINLSQKDLELAELQYKENIDSKSKLDTSTASANISVNQSQIEYDEAKRQLEIKKALFESGAIPKEEYTQAEISVQKSEIALELAKDGLRKAKLDVQKTIDEQSPKASDKKALEIKREQLNQKQQDLEKVYIKSPISGTVTRVNARLGRTPQASDDNKPLFVVENLSDLRMKVSISEFDIGSIKAGLGAEISADVLGSDKVNALVYNISPTGEPKEGGNSKEMVIPVILDIVDEDPRLIAGVTASAKIMIEQKDNVFKVPYEAVLEEDGKNYLVIEKDNVLKRVPVELGLESDVELEVISSELKENDSVVLSPDPSYIDGMKVEKMPEMGAEIKTEN, encoded by the coding sequence ATGGGTTTAGAAAAACTAAAAAATCGTTTCAAAAAAACTAGTGAACAGGATTCAGTAAAAGAAGAGAAGAAAAAGTTTTTTAAAGGCAAGAAAAAAATTATCATCCCAGTACTTATAATAGTGATTTTAGGAGCCTCTATTTTTGCATGGAGCAAAAGTAAAGGAGAACAAAATCCTATGGTTACAACTATGCCTCTTACAAAAGGAACTATAGAGCATAGTCTATCCATAACTGGAAAAATAGAAGGAACTGACAGTGCAGAAATTTCTTCATCACTAAATTATGAAATAGTTCAAATCAATGTTAAAGAAGGAGATTATGTAGAAAAAGGTCAAGTATTAGCTGTACTAGATGATAAGGATTTAAAGCAAGAAATAAATCTATCGCAAAAGGATTTGGAGCTAGCTGAACTACAATATAAAGAAAATATAGATTCAAAGTCAAAGCTAGATACTTCGACAGCTTCTGCTAATATTTCTGTGAATCAATCTCAGATAGAATACGATGAAGCTAAAAGACAGCTTGAAATAAAAAAAGCACTATTTGAAAGTGGAGCTATTCCAAAGGAAGAATATACTCAAGCTGAGATTAGCGTTCAAAAATCAGAAATAGCATTAGAGCTTGCTAAGGATGGGCTTAGAAAAGCAAAATTGGATGTACAGAAAACTATAGATGAACAGTCGCCTAAAGCTTCTGACAAAAAAGCTCTAGAAATAAAAAGAGAGCAATTGAATCAGAAACAGCAGGATTTGGAAAAGGTGTATATTAAAAGCCCAATAAGCGGAACTGTTACTAGAGTTAATGCTAGATTAGGAAGAACTCCTCAAGCCAGCGATGACAATAAACCTCTGTTTGTAGTAGAAAATCTATCTGACCTTAGAATGAAGGTATCTATAAGTGAATTTGATATCGGAAGCATAAAAGCAGGTTTAGGAGCTGAAATATCTGCAGATGTGCTTGGCAGTGATAAAGTAAATGCTCTTGTATATAATATTTCACCAACTGGAGAGCCTAAGGAAGGTGGAAACAGCAAGGAAATGGTTATACCAGTTATACTTGATATAGTAGACGAGGACCCAAGACTAATAGCTGGAGTTACTGCTTCTGCAAAAATTATGATTGAGCAAAAAGATAACGTATTTAAGGTGCCTTATGAAGCTGTTTTAGAAGAAGATGGAAAAAATTATCTAGTGATAGAAAAAGATAACGTTCTAAAAAGAGTGCCTGTTGAGCTAGGACTAGAAAGCGATGTAGAGCTTGAGGTCATATCATCAGAGCTTAAGGAAAATGATTCAGTAGTACTATCTCCTGATCCAAGCTATATAGATGGAATGAAGGTGGAGAAAATGCCAGAAATGGGAGCTGAAATCAAGACTGAAAATTAA
- a CDS encoding ABC transporter ATP-binding protein, producing MQTSVESKNSEDVLLELKELYKIYIMGSVEVQALRGIDLTIEKGEFISIMGTSGSGKSTLMNIIGCLDGPTKGNYFLEGIDIKEKSEDELSFIRNQKIGFVFQSFNLIARTSAVKNVELPMIYAKMHANDRHERAKQLLEKVGLGDRIHHMPNELSGGQRQRVAIARALANEPPIMLADEPTGNLDSKSSIEIMEIFRNLNEEGKTVIIVTHERDIAEYTDRIVTFKDGQIVSDERR from the coding sequence ATGCAAACTTCAGTGGAAAGTAAAAACTCAGAAGATGTTTTATTGGAGCTAAAAGAGTTATATAAGATTTATATAATGGGAAGTGTAGAGGTTCAGGCACTAAGAGGCATCGATTTGACTATAGAAAAAGGTGAGTTTATATCTATAATGGGAACCTCTGGTTCAGGTAAATCAACTCTAATGAATATAATAGGATGCCTAGACGGACCTACAAAGGGAAACTATTTCTTAGAGGGAATAGATATTAAGGAAAAATCAGAGGATGAGCTTTCGTTTATAAGAAACCAGAAAATTGGCTTCGTATTTCAGTCGTTTAATTTAATTGCAAGAACCTCTGCTGTAAAAAATGTAGAGCTACCAATGATATATGCAAAGATGCATGCGAATGACAGACATGAAAGAGCCAAGCAGTTACTTGAAAAGGTAGGACTTGGAGATAGAATTCACCATATGCCAAATGAGCTCTCAGGTGGGCAAAGACAAAGAGTGGCAATAGCTAGAGCTCTTGCCAATGAGCCACCTATAATGCTAGCTGACGAGCCAACTGGAAACCTAGATTCGAAATCGAGTATAGAGATTATGGAGATATTTAGGAATCTAAATGAAGAAGGTAAAACTGTTATCATAGTTACTCATGAGAGAGATATAGCTGAGTATACAGATAGGATAGTTACCTTTAAAGATGGACAGATAGTAAGTGATGAAAGAAGGTAA
- a CDS encoding ABC transporter permease — protein sequence MLLIMENIKLALSSIRANKMRSFLTMLGIIIGISSVITIASLGETSKAVIAKEFEAFGKNRVVIYMPYSEEIRDSDYFTMEDIDKVKAKYKEDIVYLAPSTYENTEAISGRKKAKVSTEGVANGYEKMVNMDLVKGRFITEADIKSRRYVSVVDKAMADKIFPGENAVGKTIRISVEGQPADAKIVGVYEKKKSIFDGMMSSDSTTMYMPYSIFSSQLMYMGSIDMKINESKSSIEVGDSIANFLAKMKKREPGFYIVNTTQGEQNSIDQILSTLSLAIGAIAAISLLVGGIGIMNIMLVSVTERTKEIGIRKSLGARRKDILLQFLVESMIVSATGGIIGTTLGIVFASIVSLVLSVPPVVSPGIVIIAVVFSAVVGMFFGIYPANRAAKLDPIDALRYE from the coding sequence ATGTTACTTATAATGGAAAATATAAAGCTTGCCCTGTCTAGTATACGGGCTAATAAAATGAGGTCATTTTTGACTATGCTAGGTATAATAATAGGTATTTCATCGGTTATTACCATAGCATCTTTAGGTGAAACCTCAAAAGCTGTTATTGCAAAAGAGTTTGAAGCCTTTGGAAAAAACAGAGTAGTAATTTACATGCCTTACTCGGAAGAAATAAGAGATTCGGATTACTTTACAATGGAAGACATAGATAAAGTAAAAGCAAAATATAAGGAAGATATAGTTTATCTTGCTCCATCTACTTATGAAAACACTGAAGCTATAAGTGGAAGAAAAAAAGCAAAGGTTAGTACAGAAGGCGTTGCAAATGGCTATGAAAAAATGGTCAATATGGACCTTGTTAAAGGAAGATTTATTACAGAGGCTGATATCAAATCCAGAAGATATGTAAGTGTCGTGGATAAAGCTATGGCAGATAAAATTTTCCCAGGAGAAAACGCTGTTGGAAAAACTATTAGAATATCTGTAGAAGGTCAGCCAGCAGATGCTAAAATAGTAGGTGTATATGAAAAGAAAAAATCCATTTTTGATGGAATGATGAGCTCTGATAGCACTACAATGTATATGCCCTACTCGATTTTTTCATCTCAGCTAATGTACATGGGTAGTATAGATATGAAAATAAATGAATCTAAATCTTCCATAGAAGTAGGAGATAGTATTGCTAATTTTCTAGCTAAAATGAAAAAAAGAGAGCCTGGGTTTTATATTGTAAATACAACTCAAGGCGAGCAAAATAGTATAGATCAGATACTGAGCACTCTTTCACTTGCCATAGGAGCTATAGCGGCTATTTCCCTTTTGGTAGGAGGAATAGGTATTATGAATATTATGCTAGTTTCCGTAACGGAGAGAACTAAGGAAATAGGTATTAGAAAATCTTTAGGAGCAAGAAGAAAAGACATTTTACTCCAGTTTTTAGTTGAGTCTATGATAGTCTCGGCAACGGGAGGGATAATAGGAACAACTCTTGGAATAGTCTTTGCTTCTATTGTTTCACTAGTTTTATCAGTTCCTCCAGTTGTTTCACCAGGGATAGTGATTATTGCCGTAGTGTTTTCTGCTGTAGTAGGTATGTTCTTTGGAATTTATCCTGCAAACAGAGCTGCAAAACTCGACCCTATAGATGCCCTTCGTTATGAATAA
- a CDS encoding copper amine oxidase N-terminal domain-containing protein, with protein MNKFRQSIFIFIFLALFSLITATTSLAAPSTVQIFVDGVPLMTDQPAVIRNSRTMVPFNALFSALGATVIWDEPQQKVTGTKGDLKVELFINKTGAKVNGQSVTMDTPVQIINGRTMVPLAFASSYLGSSVAWDGVNYAAYVSTGLAPDIFQPTIPGVGPVVPPVVDPVVPPTVPGITAPAKDTAPKSNVLSGTYVAENLSKQRFAIQFNSSMNADIKGITSGTIGKGTYTVSGSSVTISSDLISGTFNMEELTYNGRKIILLKDTSSTGQKTLAMTPVSYEEFAKAYVSK; from the coding sequence ATGAACAAGTTCAGACAATCGATTTTTATTTTTATATTTTTAGCTTTATTTAGCTTAATAACAGCAACTACAAGCTTAGCGGCGCCTTCTACAGTACAGATATTTGTGGATGGGGTTCCACTTATGACTGACCAGCCGGCAGTGATTAGAAACAGTAGAACTATGGTTCCATTTAATGCTTTATTTTCAGCTCTTGGAGCTACTGTTATTTGGGATGAACCTCAGCAAAAGGTAACAGGTACAAAAGGGGATTTAAAAGTAGAATTATTTATTAATAAAACAGGTGCAAAGGTAAATGGACAGTCAGTTACTATGGACACTCCTGTTCAGATTATAAATGGCAGAACTATGGTGCCACTTGCTTTTGCTTCATCATATTTAGGCTCAAGTGTAGCGTGGGATGGTGTTAATTATGCTGCTTACGTATCTACGGGGCTAGCTCCAGATATATTTCAGCCTACTATACCAGGAGTGGGCCCGGTTGTTCCTCCTGTAGTAGACCCAGTAGTACCACCTACTGTTCCAGGCATTACAGCACCAGCAAAGGATACAGCTCCAAAATCAAATGTACTATCAGGGACCTATGTTGCTGAAAACCTAAGTAAACAGCGTTTTGCTATTCAGTTTAACAGCTCAATGAATGCAGATATCAAAGGAATCACCTCAGGTACTATAGGCAAAGGTACTTATACTGTAAGTGGAAGCTCAGTTACCATAAGCTCAGATTTAATCAGTGGAACCTTTAATATGGAAGAGCTTACTTATAATGGCAGGAAAATCATACTGCTAAAAGATACTTCAAGCACTGGTCAAAAGACTCTAGCGATGACTCCAGTTTCGTATGAAGAGTTTGCAAAAGCTTATGTTTCAAAGTAA
- a CDS encoding sugar 3,4-ketoisomerase, whose product MDKKFKVIDFQELGDPRGHLVVAESNKEVPFLIQRIFYIYGTKDGVVRGQHANRESEFMLINLQGSVKIVIDDGRQKDTVILNKAHQGVYLDKMVWKDMCEFSSDSILLVLSSMSYDASEYIRDYDEFVREVNDGKLD is encoded by the coding sequence ATGGATAAAAAGTTTAAAGTTATAGATTTTCAGGAACTAGGAGATCCTAGAGGTCATTTAGTTGTCGCAGAAAGTAATAAAGAGGTTCCGTTTTTAATTCAGCGTATTTTTTATATCTACGGAACAAAGGACGGTGTAGTAAGAGGACAGCATGCTAATAGAGAGTCTGAGTTCATGCTTATAAATCTTCAAGGAAGTGTCAAGATAGTGATAGATGATGGAAGGCAAAAGGATACCGTAATTCTAAATAAAGCCCATCAGGGAGTTTATCTCGATAAAATGGTGTGGAAGGATATGTGCGAATTCTCTAGCGACTCTATTTTACTGGTATTATCTAGCATGTCTTATGATGCTTCAGAATATATAAGAGACTATGATGAATTTGTCAGGGAAGTGAATGATGGCAAACTTGATTAA
- a CDS encoding C40 family peptidase, giving the protein MIKISKEIKRKLLQNRIYLFSLAALVCLLGFLVYYQPGVGYEVKLNEKHVGFVKRISHVEKMMTQLDTELRESKGKDITYEANLEYNKGKLNGNDLTEQEDMKLSAMSALEIKSPGYLIKSDGKVLMAVKDEKTAQNILDAIKAPFVASKQNAKVEFVQEVNLVKAEKINIEKILNSYQALAIVKSPTSASTVSRSSVSREIPETEVAEEGKPLIDVKVTYQDNVNLPIYKAEQRVADSTLTEGTTKVKSEGTNGIKEVVREVVEINGEAVEKTVISETVVEPSSPKIVAYGTKPKVSGVVAIAKDYIGVPYKWGGTTPKGFDCSGFTQYVFRKAGVSLPRTSSAQGKVGTKVSRSELRAGDLVMFPGHVGIYIGSGKFIHSPSPGKSVRIDDLSTRKNFLYGRRVN; this is encoded by the coding sequence ATGATTAAAATTTCGAAAGAAATCAAGAGAAAACTTCTGCAAAATAGAATATACCTATTTTCGCTAGCTGCTCTTGTTTGTCTTTTAGGCTTTTTAGTCTACTACCAACCCGGTGTAGGTTATGAGGTAAAGCTAAATGAAAAACATGTTGGATTCGTAAAAAGAATCTCTCATGTAGAAAAAATGATGACTCAGCTCGATACAGAGCTTCGTGAATCAAAAGGTAAGGATATCACTTACGAAGCAAATCTCGAGTACAACAAAGGGAAGTTAAATGGAAATGATTTGACTGAGCAAGAAGACATGAAACTATCTGCTATGTCTGCTTTGGAAATCAAATCACCAGGCTATCTAATTAAGTCAGACGGTAAGGTACTCATGGCGGTAAAGGATGAAAAAACTGCCCAGAATATATTAGATGCCATCAAAGCTCCATTTGTAGCTTCAAAACAAAATGCAAAAGTAGAATTCGTTCAAGAAGTAAATCTAGTAAAAGCTGAAAAAATCAACATAGAAAAAATCTTAAATAGCTATCAGGCACTCGCAATAGTTAAGTCACCAACAAGCGCTTCTACAGTTTCTCGTTCTAGTGTTAGCAGAGAAATTCCTGAAACAGAAGTAGCAGAAGAAGGTAAGCCTCTGATAGATGTTAAGGTTACTTATCAGGATAATGTAAATCTACCAATATATAAAGCAGAGCAAAGAGTAGCCGACTCTACCCTGACTGAGGGAACTACAAAAGTTAAATCAGAAGGTACAAACGGCATTAAAGAAGTAGTTAGAGAAGTAGTAGAAATAAACGGTGAAGCTGTCGAGAAAACTGTTATAAGCGAAACAGTTGTTGAGCCTTCATCACCTAAAATCGTAGCTTATGGAACAAAACCAAAGGTTTCAGGAGTAGTAGCAATAGCAAAAGATTACATAGGAGTACCATATAAATGGGGTGGAACCACTCCAAAAGGCTTTGATTGTTCAGGCTTTACTCAATATGTATTCAGAAAAGCTGGAGTTAGCCTTCCAAGAACATCATCAGCTCAAGGCAAGGTAGGAACTAAAGTATCTAGAAGCGAGCTTCGTGCTGGAGATTTAGTAATGTTCCCAGGCCATGTAGGTATCTACATCGGAAGTGGAAAATTCATTCACTCTCCTAGCCCTGGAAAAAGCGTTCGTATAGACGATTTAAGTACAAGAAAGAACTTCCTTTACGGAAGAAGAGTAAATTAA
- a CDS encoding TetR/AcrR family transcriptional regulator — MKKSEQTKLKISSAACELFCEKGYSATSTSEIAKRAEVSEGTIFRYFATKKDLLLYIATYGIEMFAEDIAIKPLVDLSEKYKDESIEKFLYELVMNRYKLMEEHKSIIMIFMNELSFHNEIQELFRKEIGEKVNDILTKSFDNFFKRGVFRDDINTRSAMRYFSGMIFVIFMEHVHGMRDENVSIEEDVKIAIDIFLNGVRNRN; from the coding sequence GTGAAAAAATCGGAGCAGACGAAATTGAAAATATCATCTGCAGCTTGTGAATTGTTTTGTGAGAAAGGATATTCAGCTACATCTACTAGTGAGATAGCAAAAAGAGCTGAAGTTTCTGAAGGTACTATTTTCAGATATTTTGCAACTAAGAAAGATTTGCTCTTATATATAGCAACTTATGGAATAGAGATGTTTGCAGAAGATATTGCGATTAAGCCTCTCGTTGATTTATCTGAGAAATATAAGGATGAATCCATAGAAAAATTTTTATATGAGCTTGTAATGAATAGATACAAACTCATGGAGGAGCATAAGAGCATTATCATGATATTTATGAATGAGCTTTCATTTCATAATGAGATTCAGGAATTATTTAGAAAAGAAATAGGAGAAAAGGTCAATGATATATTAACAAAATCCTTTGATAACTTTTTTAAGCGTGGTGTATTTAGAGATGATATAAATACAAGAAGCGCTATGAGATACTTCTCCGGCATGATTTTTGTTATTTTTATGGAGCATGTACATGGCATGAGAGATGAAAATGTAAGTATTGAGGAGGACGTAAAAATAGCAATTGATATTTTCTTAAATGGAGTTAGAAATAGAAACTGA
- a CDS encoding efflux RND transporter periplasmic adaptor subunit: MKKLKYLISGILMISLVVSGCSKKAEPEVVEEKKITVETMQSVLDDISVETTISGSFKASDEVDVVPKVMGKVTNVSVKEGQVVSKGQVLFTLDSQNAQSAVRNAKAAVENAQTAVETARISMERAEQQYNNAVLNYERSKQLYDAGAIPLTQLEQAELAASPLSLELAKTQYYQAQVAVDTAKGSLSDANIALGDFTVTAPISGTITAVNVNSGNVFGGGPAIKISNLANLTMKVDVSENLIKYFVVGEAMDINVKSAGDTILSGKVKEILPPSQGSLTYPVEILVSNPPSEVKAGMFAEINITTESRNQVIAIPSEAVVVKEGNTIVYIIEKDKAKLISVKTGLDNGKMVEITEGLNEGMEVVVKGQNFLEDGALVSVVKQEE, encoded by the coding sequence ATGAAGAAACTTAAATATTTGATTTCTGGAATCTTGATGATTTCACTTGTAGTTTCAGGCTGCAGTAAAAAGGCTGAACCAGAGGTGGTAGAAGAAAAGAAGATAACAGTAGAAACTATGCAGTCTGTACTTGATGATATATCGGTTGAAACGACAATATCAGGTTCGTTTAAAGCATCTGACGAGGTAGATGTGGTGCCGAAGGTTATGGGCAAGGTCACAAACGTTTCTGTAAAAGAAGGACAAGTAGTAAGTAAAGGACAAGTGCTTTTTACTTTGGATTCTCAAAATGCTCAATCAGCAGTTAGAAATGCCAAGGCAGCTGTTGAAAATGCTCAAACAGCAGTAGAAACTGCCAGAATATCTATGGAAAGAGCTGAGCAGCAATACAACAACGCAGTGCTTAATTATGAAAGAAGCAAACAGCTTTATGATGCAGGAGCTATACCACTTACTCAGCTAGAGCAAGCAGAACTTGCAGCTTCACCACTTAGTTTAGAGCTTGCAAAGACTCAGTATTATCAAGCTCAAGTTGCTGTAGATACAGCAAAAGGAAGCCTTTCTGATGCCAATATAGCACTAGGTGATTTTACTGTTACAGCACCTATAAGCGGAACAATAACAGCTGTAAATGTAAATTCAGGAAATGTATTTGGAGGGGGACCAGCAATTAAAATTTCTAATTTAGCGAATCTCACTATGAAGGTAGATGTATCAGAGAATTTAATTAAATATTTTGTAGTTGGAGAAGCTATGGATATTAATGTTAAATCAGCAGGAGACACTATTTTATCAGGTAAAGTTAAGGAAATACTACCTCCAAGTCAAGGAAGCTTGACATATCCTGTGGAAATTTTAGTTTCAAACCCACCTAGCGAAGTAAAAGCAGGTATGTTTGCAGAGATAAATATAACTACAGAGTCTAGAAATCAAGTAATAGCTATTCCATCTGAAGCAGTGGTAGTAAAAGAAGGAAATACAATTGTTTATATTATAGAGAAAGATAAAGCAAAATTAATTTCAGTAAAGACAGGGCTAGACAATGGTAAGATGGTAGAAATCACTGAAGGCTTAAACGAAGGTATGGAAGTAGTTGTAAAAGGACAAAATTTCCTAGAGGATGGGGCATTAGTCAGCGTTGTAAAGCAGGAGGAATAA
- a CDS encoding DegT/DnrJ/EryC1/StrS family aminotransferase — MKVAFNVLDRQFMMHKEEYEAKALEVLRSGWYILGKEVEAFETEFAKYLGSRHCVGLASGLDAIVLAFRALDIKAGDEVIVAGNAYIACVMGISMNNAVPVFCEPDEYYNIDASKIESLITSKTKAILAVHLYGQPCDMKSIKQICDKHKLYLVEDCAQSHGSTYDGIMTGRFSDIGCFSFYPSKNLGAFGDAGAIVTDNSELADKIRVLRNYGSEKRYYNEVVGYNSRLDELQAGLLRVKLKYLDELNKERIDIAKRYLSEVDNPKIILPKILDKAMPIWHLFVVRVKDRAEFISYLNECNIGSVIHYPIPPHLSQAYEYLGYKEGDYPITESYANEVVSLPIYNGMTKEEVDYAIKCLNKY, encoded by the coding sequence ATGAAGGTAGCGTTTAATGTTTTAGATAGACAGTTTATGATGCATAAAGAGGAATATGAAGCTAAAGCTTTAGAGGTGCTTAGAAGTGGATGGTATATACTTGGCAAAGAGGTTGAAGCGTTTGAAACTGAGTTTGCTAAATATTTAGGAAGCCGTCACTGCGTTGGATTAGCGAGTGGCCTAGATGCAATAGTGCTAGCCTTTAGGGCACTTGATATAAAAGCTGGTGATGAGGTTATAGTTGCTGGAAATGCATATATTGCCTGCGTGATGGGAATAAGCATGAACAATGCAGTACCTGTATTTTGTGAGCCAGATGAATATTACAATATAGATGCATCAAAGATAGAAAGCCTTATCACCTCAAAAACGAAAGCAATTTTGGCAGTTCACTTATATGGACAGCCTTGTGATATGAAAAGTATAAAGCAAATATGTGATAAGCATAAGCTATACTTGGTTGAGGACTGCGCTCAGTCTCATGGTTCAACCTATGATGGCATCATGACAGGAAGATTTTCAGATATAGGCTGCTTTAGCTTCTATCCGAGCAAAAATTTAGGAGCTTTTGGAGATGCAGGAGCTATAGTAACTGATAACAGCGAGCTTGCTGATAAAATCAGAGTACTTAGAAATTATGGCAGTGAGAAAAGATACTACAATGAGGTTGTAGGATATAACTCTAGACTAGATGAGCTTCAGGCAGGTCTTCTAAGAGTGAAGCTAAAATATCTAGATGAACTAAATAAGGAGCGTATAGATATAGCTAAAAGGTACCTAAGTGAAGTTGATAACCCTAAGATTATTTTGCCAAAAATTTTGGACAAGGCTATGCCTATATGGCATTTATTTGTAGTAAGGGTAAAAGATAGAGCAGAATTTATCAGTTATTTAAATGAATGTAATATAGGAAGCGTTATTCATTATCCCATACCTCCTCATCTTAGTCAGGCTTACGAGTATTTGGGATATAAAGAAGGGGATTATCCTATAACAGAAAGCTATGCGAACGAGGTAGTGAGTTTGCCTATTTACAACGGAATGACTAAAGAAGAAGTAGACTATGCCATAAAATGCTTAAATAAGTATTAA
- a CDS encoding GtrA family protein, which translates to MANLINKIKNSSFFGFALVGAINTGFSFIIYILLLRLDLYYILASILAYIAGIAVSYLLNTKFVFKEEKTIGNLSKFVSVYLTALVINTGLLYALVNLIGFNPVLGQIGVTCLVLFYNYVLQKLWTFKKASS; encoded by the coding sequence ATGGCAAACTTGATTAATAAGATAAAAAACAGCAGTTTTTTCGGCTTTGCACTTGTGGGAGCAATTAATACAGGTTTTTCCTTTATAATTTATATTTTGCTTTTAAGATTGGATTTATACTATATTTTAGCTAGCATACTGGCGTATATAGCAGGTATAGCTGTAAGCTATCTACTAAATACTAAGTTCGTTTTCAAGGAAGAAAAAACAATAGGAAATCTTTCTAAGTTTGTAAGTGTATATCTTACCGCACTTGTTATAAATACGGGGCTGCTATATGCTCTTGTAAACCTAATTGGATTTAATCCAGTGCTTGGACAAATCGGTGTGACGTGTTTAGTTCTATTTTATAATTATGTACTTCAAAAGCTTTGGACATTTAAAAAGGCCTCTTCATAA